From Triticum urartu cultivar G1812 chromosome 2, Tu2.1, whole genome shotgun sequence, a single genomic window includes:
- the LOC125535217 gene encoding beta-glucosidase 16-like isoform X2, which produces MMDGTGTWRMITTTGTWYKEDLEIIHSLGVNSYRFSISWARILPRGRLGGVNSAGIDFYDRLIAAVVQKGIEPFVTLHHFDLPHEMETRYGGWLGAGIREEFDYYADVCFKAFGDRVKFWATFNEPNLFTRLAYVLGKYPPARCSAPFGTCDSGNSHREPYVAAHNMLLSHAAAVHNYKKNYQATQGGSIGIVIAMKWYEPLTNTTEDILAARRALSFEVDWFLEPIFFGDYPREMHELLASNLPKFTSEEKSLLQKNKADFIGVNHYTTIYVKDCISSPCDLNTYEAYEGNALVLATGERDGVAIGKPTAFDGYYVVPEGMEQIVKYVNQRYTNTPVYVTENGYSQYSNNTMDELMNDGERVNYLQGYLTFLSSAIRKGANVRGYFVWSIIDNFEWTFGFTVRFGLYHVDYETQKRTPKMSAKWYRDFLMGSRPTDQVQTLRADS; this is translated from the exons ATGATGGACGGAACGGGGACGTGGCGGATGATCACTACCACCGGTACATGGTACAAA GAAGATTTGGAGATTATTCATAGTTTGGGTGTCAACTCCTACAGATTCTCAATTTCATGGGCGAGAATCCTACCAA GAGGCCGGCTTGGAGGCGTAAATTCAGCTGGAATAGATTTCTACGACCGCCTCATTGCTGCAGTCGTGCAGAAAG GGATAGAGCCATTTGTGACACTGCATCACTTTGATCTACCGCACGAAATGGAGACCCGATACGGCGGTTGGTTGGGCGCCGGAATCCG GGAGGAGTTCGACTACTACGCGGACGTGTGCTTCAAGGCGTTTGGTGACCGGGTGAAGTTCTGGGCGACGTTCAACGAGCCCAACCTGTTCACCAGGCTCGCCTACGTGCTGGGCAAGTACCCTCCGGCACGCTGCTCCGCGCCGTTCGGGACCTGCGACAGCGGGAACTCTCATCGGGAACCCTACGTCGCGGCTCATAACATGCTGCTGTCACATGCAGCTGCCGTCCACAACTACAAGAAGAATTATCAG GCAACGCAAGGTGGATCTATCGGGATCGTGATTGCAATGAAATGGTATGAGCCGCTCACGAATACCACGGAGGATATCCTGGCTGCACGACGTGCTTTGTCTTTTGAGGTAGATTG GTTTTTGGAGCCGATATTCTTTGGTGATTATCCCAGAGAAATGCATGAGTTGTTAGCATCCAACTTACCAAAGTTCACCTCGGAAGAGAAGAGCTTACTGCAGAAGAACAAGGCGGATTTTATCGGTGTAAACCATTACACGACAATTTATGTCAAGGATTGCATCTCTTCTCCGTGCGACCTTAACACTTATGAGGCTTATGAGGGGAACGCACTAGTCCTAGCTACAGGCGAAAGAGATGGCGTGGCAATTGGGAAACCC ACTGCATTCGATGGTTACTATGTTGTTCCAGAGGGCATGGAGCAGATCGTCAAGTATGTTAATCAGAGATACACGAACACACCTGTCTATGTTACTGAAAATG GTTACTCGCAATACAGCAATAACACTATGGACGAATTGATGAATGACGGTGAAAGAGTGAACTACCTACAGGGTTATCTCACATTTCTCTCTTCAGCAATCAG GAAAGGAGCAAACGTGCGTGGCTACTTCGTATGGAGTATCATCGACAACTTTGAGTGGACTTTTGGTTTCACGGTAAGGTTTGGACTGTATCATGTGGATTATGAAACGCAGAAGAGGACTCCAAAGATGTCGGCGAAGTGGTACCGAGACTTCCTCATGGGCTCTAGGCCGACCGACCAAGTGCAGACGTTAAGAGCAGATTCGTGA
- the LOC125535217 gene encoding beta-glucosidase 16-like isoform X1, with protein MAAATAMAMAMLAALAILVLLPSARGLDRAEFPPGFLFGVATSAYQVEGAYLEDGKGLSNWDFFTHTNSRGIDDGRNGDVADDHYHRYMEDLEIIHSLGVNSYRFSISWARILPRGRLGGVNSAGIDFYDRLIAAVVQKGIEPFVTLHHFDLPHEMETRYGGWLGAGIREEFDYYADVCFKAFGDRVKFWATFNEPNLFTRLAYVLGKYPPARCSAPFGTCDSGNSHREPYVAAHNMLLSHAAAVHNYKKNYQATQGGSIGIVIAMKWYEPLTNTTEDILAARRALSFEVDWFLEPIFFGDYPREMHELLASNLPKFTSEEKSLLQKNKADFIGVNHYTTIYVKDCISSPCDLNTYEAYEGNALVLATGERDGVAIGKPTAFDGYYVVPEGMEQIVKYVNQRYTNTPVYVTENGYSQYSNNTMDELMNDGERVNYLQGYLTFLSSAIRKGANVRGYFVWSIIDNFEWTFGFTVRFGLYHVDYETQKRTPKMSAKWYRDFLMGSRPTDQVQTLRADS; from the exons ATGGCCGCGGCGACGGCCATGGCTATGGCCATGCTGGCGGCGCTGGCGATCCTCGTCCTCCTGCCGTCGGCGCGAGGGCTCGACCGCGCCGAGTTCCCGCCGGGGTTCCTCTTCGGCGTCGCGACGTCTGCTTACCAG GTCGAGGGCGCGTACCTGGAGGACGGCAAGGGCCTCAGCAACTGGGATTTCTTCACCCACACAAACT CTAGGGGAATCGATGATGGACGGAACGGGGACGTGGCGGATGATCACTACCACCGGTACATG GAAGATTTGGAGATTATTCATAGTTTGGGTGTCAACTCCTACAGATTCTCAATTTCATGGGCGAGAATCCTACCAA GAGGCCGGCTTGGAGGCGTAAATTCAGCTGGAATAGATTTCTACGACCGCCTCATTGCTGCAGTCGTGCAGAAAG GGATAGAGCCATTTGTGACACTGCATCACTTTGATCTACCGCACGAAATGGAGACCCGATACGGCGGTTGGTTGGGCGCCGGAATCCG GGAGGAGTTCGACTACTACGCGGACGTGTGCTTCAAGGCGTTTGGTGACCGGGTGAAGTTCTGGGCGACGTTCAACGAGCCCAACCTGTTCACCAGGCTCGCCTACGTGCTGGGCAAGTACCCTCCGGCACGCTGCTCCGCGCCGTTCGGGACCTGCGACAGCGGGAACTCTCATCGGGAACCCTACGTCGCGGCTCATAACATGCTGCTGTCACATGCAGCTGCCGTCCACAACTACAAGAAGAATTATCAG GCAACGCAAGGTGGATCTATCGGGATCGTGATTGCAATGAAATGGTATGAGCCGCTCACGAATACCACGGAGGATATCCTGGCTGCACGACGTGCTTTGTCTTTTGAGGTAGATTG GTTTTTGGAGCCGATATTCTTTGGTGATTATCCCAGAGAAATGCATGAGTTGTTAGCATCCAACTTACCAAAGTTCACCTCGGAAGAGAAGAGCTTACTGCAGAAGAACAAGGCGGATTTTATCGGTGTAAACCATTACACGACAATTTATGTCAAGGATTGCATCTCTTCTCCGTGCGACCTTAACACTTATGAGGCTTATGAGGGGAACGCACTAGTCCTAGCTACAGGCGAAAGAGATGGCGTGGCAATTGGGAAACCC ACTGCATTCGATGGTTACTATGTTGTTCCAGAGGGCATGGAGCAGATCGTCAAGTATGTTAATCAGAGATACACGAACACACCTGTCTATGTTACTGAAAATG GTTACTCGCAATACAGCAATAACACTATGGACGAATTGATGAATGACGGTGAAAGAGTGAACTACCTACAGGGTTATCTCACATTTCTCTCTTCAGCAATCAG GAAAGGAGCAAACGTGCGTGGCTACTTCGTATGGAGTATCATCGACAACTTTGAGTGGACTTTTGGTTTCACGGTAAGGTTTGGACTGTATCATGTGGATTATGAAACGCAGAAGAGGACTCCAAAGATGTCGGCGAAGTGGTACCGAGACTTCCTCATGGGCTCTAGGCCGACCGACCAAGTGCAGACGTTAAGAGCAGATTCGTGA
- the LOC125535219 gene encoding uncharacterized protein LOC125535219 isoform X1 — MDSPPMEQQSRSSGSGSTITNPMHGVGVGGGPAPEDQQPKRPPHLSIDIPAATSAPLTPTAAAAESDAVAATPGSTASRAPGSASGSGKNGAPAKSPAPQRTPSFMLRQTVRSLLPGGGSFKSSVRGYEASLSRLFSGRIARTASLPAVDHAADKTPPSVPAATDKTGMHRSQSLPMNMKKFSSAKSIKRMNSLGGVYRVVPSTPRAPAAAAAATSNAAPDIVPTEPGAGEGEDDHGEDIAEEEAVCRICMVELSEGGGAMKLECSCRGELALAHTDCALKWFGIKGTRTCEVCKEEVQNLPVTLLRVQSTRGGDATRAGAGANGPRYVRYRLWHGTPILVVISILAYFCFLEQLLVAHNGFAALAISLPFSCILGLFSSLTTTSMVARRYVWIYAAIQFLFVVFFTHLFYRYLHLQAVISIILATFAGFGVGMIGNSIIIEVLRWRTMAPAHQRHARRPPRVAQQQQPAPASSQPSAAEEGQRSATVDVENPAIPQA; from the exons ATGGATTCACCGCCGATGGAGCAG CAGAGTAGAAGCAGCGGTAGTGGTTCAACCATCACAAATCCAATGCATGGAGTCGGAGTCGGAGGAGGCCCTGCGCCTGAAGACCAGCAGCCCAAGAGGCCGCCGCACCTCTCCATCGACATCCCGGCGGCGACCAGCGCCCCCCTCACACCGACGGCGGCAGCAGCAGAGTCAGACGCCGTAGCAGCAACGCCGGGCTCCACCGCCAGCAGAGCACCAGGTTCTGCCTCGGGTTCCGGCAAGAACGGTGCCCCAGCCAAGTCCCCAGCGCCGCAGCGCACGCCGTCCTTCATGCTGCGGCAGACGGTGCGGAGCCTCCTGCCGGGAGGGGGCAGCTTCAAGTCCTCGGTCAGAGGCTACGAGGCCTCCCTCTCCAGGCTCTTCAGCGGAAGGATCGCCAGGACGGCCTCGCTCCCGGCCGTGGACCACGCCGCCGACAAGACGCCGCCCAGCGTTCCTGCTGCTACT GACAAGACGGGCATGCACCGGTCGCAAtccctccccatgaacatgaagAAGTTCAGCTCCGCCAAGAGCATCAAGAGGATGAACTCGCTCGGCGGCGTGTACCGTGTCGTCCCCTCCACGCCGCGAgcccccgccgccgctgccgccgcgaCGAGCAATGCCGCGCCGGACATAGTCCCCACAGAACCAG GCGCCGGAGAGGGGGAAGACGACCATGGGGAGGACAtcgcggaggaggaggcggtgtgCCGGATCTGCATGGTGGAGCTCTCCGAGGGAGGCGGCGCCATGAAGCTCGAGTGCTCCTGCAGGGGTGAGCTCGCACTAGCCCACACCGACTGCGCCCTCAAGTGGTTCGGCATCAAGGGCACCAGGACCTGCGAGGTGTGCAAGGAGGAGGTCCAGAACCTCCCCGTCACCCTGCTACGCGTCCAGAGCACGCGCGGCGGCGACGCGACCCGTGCCGGTGCCGGCGCCAACGGGCCGCGGTACGTCCGGTACAG GCTGTGGCATGGGACACCTATCCTGGTGGTCATCAGCATCCTGGCATACTTCTGCTTCTTGGAGCAACTGCTG GTTGCGCATAACGGCTTCGCCGCCCTGGCGATATCGCTGCCCTTCTCGTGCATCCTAGGCCTCTTCTCATCACTCACCACAACAAGCATGG TGGCGAGGAGATACGTGTGGATCTACGCCGCGATCCAGTTCCTCTTCGTCGTGTTCTTCACGCATTTGTTCTACAGATAT CTGCATCTGCAGGCGGTGATATCCATCATCCTGGCAACCTTTGCGGGTTTCGGCGTGGGGATGATCGGCAACTCCATCATCATCGAGGTGCTCAGGTGGAGGACGATGGCCCCTGCCCACCAGCGCCATGCTCGCAGGCCACCACGTGTCGCCCAGCAGCAGCAGCCAGCTCCGGCATCCAGTCAGCCTTCAGCTGCAGAGGAGGGACAGCGTAGCGCCACCGTCGACGTCGAGAACCCCGCCATCCCTCAAGCATAG
- the LOC125535219 gene encoding uncharacterized protein LOC125535219 isoform X2, whose protein sequence is MDSPPMEQSRSSGSGSTITNPMHGVGVGGGPAPEDQQPKRPPHLSIDIPAATSAPLTPTAAAAESDAVAATPGSTASRAPGSASGSGKNGAPAKSPAPQRTPSFMLRQTVRSLLPGGGSFKSSVRGYEASLSRLFSGRIARTASLPAVDHAADKTPPSVPAATDKTGMHRSQSLPMNMKKFSSAKSIKRMNSLGGVYRVVPSTPRAPAAAAAATSNAAPDIVPTEPGAGEGEDDHGEDIAEEEAVCRICMVELSEGGGAMKLECSCRGELALAHTDCALKWFGIKGTRTCEVCKEEVQNLPVTLLRVQSTRGGDATRAGAGANGPRYVRYRLWHGTPILVVISILAYFCFLEQLLVAHNGFAALAISLPFSCILGLFSSLTTTSMVARRYVWIYAAIQFLFVVFFTHLFYRYLHLQAVISIILATFAGFGVGMIGNSIIIEVLRWRTMAPAHQRHARRPPRVAQQQQPAPASSQPSAAEEGQRSATVDVENPAIPQA, encoded by the exons ATGGATTCACCGCCGATGGAGCAG AGTAGAAGCAGCGGTAGTGGTTCAACCATCACAAATCCAATGCATGGAGTCGGAGTCGGAGGAGGCCCTGCGCCTGAAGACCAGCAGCCCAAGAGGCCGCCGCACCTCTCCATCGACATCCCGGCGGCGACCAGCGCCCCCCTCACACCGACGGCGGCAGCAGCAGAGTCAGACGCCGTAGCAGCAACGCCGGGCTCCACCGCCAGCAGAGCACCAGGTTCTGCCTCGGGTTCCGGCAAGAACGGTGCCCCAGCCAAGTCCCCAGCGCCGCAGCGCACGCCGTCCTTCATGCTGCGGCAGACGGTGCGGAGCCTCCTGCCGGGAGGGGGCAGCTTCAAGTCCTCGGTCAGAGGCTACGAGGCCTCCCTCTCCAGGCTCTTCAGCGGAAGGATCGCCAGGACGGCCTCGCTCCCGGCCGTGGACCACGCCGCCGACAAGACGCCGCCCAGCGTTCCTGCTGCTACT GACAAGACGGGCATGCACCGGTCGCAAtccctccccatgaacatgaagAAGTTCAGCTCCGCCAAGAGCATCAAGAGGATGAACTCGCTCGGCGGCGTGTACCGTGTCGTCCCCTCCACGCCGCGAgcccccgccgccgctgccgccgcgaCGAGCAATGCCGCGCCGGACATAGTCCCCACAGAACCAG GCGCCGGAGAGGGGGAAGACGACCATGGGGAGGACAtcgcggaggaggaggcggtgtgCCGGATCTGCATGGTGGAGCTCTCCGAGGGAGGCGGCGCCATGAAGCTCGAGTGCTCCTGCAGGGGTGAGCTCGCACTAGCCCACACCGACTGCGCCCTCAAGTGGTTCGGCATCAAGGGCACCAGGACCTGCGAGGTGTGCAAGGAGGAGGTCCAGAACCTCCCCGTCACCCTGCTACGCGTCCAGAGCACGCGCGGCGGCGACGCGACCCGTGCCGGTGCCGGCGCCAACGGGCCGCGGTACGTCCGGTACAG GCTGTGGCATGGGACACCTATCCTGGTGGTCATCAGCATCCTGGCATACTTCTGCTTCTTGGAGCAACTGCTG GTTGCGCATAACGGCTTCGCCGCCCTGGCGATATCGCTGCCCTTCTCGTGCATCCTAGGCCTCTTCTCATCACTCACCACAACAAGCATGG TGGCGAGGAGATACGTGTGGATCTACGCCGCGATCCAGTTCCTCTTCGTCGTGTTCTTCACGCATTTGTTCTACAGATAT CTGCATCTGCAGGCGGTGATATCCATCATCCTGGCAACCTTTGCGGGTTTCGGCGTGGGGATGATCGGCAACTCCATCATCATCGAGGTGCTCAGGTGGAGGACGATGGCCCCTGCCCACCAGCGCCATGCTCGCAGGCCACCACGTGTCGCCCAGCAGCAGCAGCCAGCTCCGGCATCCAGTCAGCCTTCAGCTGCAGAGGAGGGACAGCGTAGCGCCACCGTCGACGTCGAGAACCCCGCCATCCCTCAAGCATAG